The sequence TCACAACGCCCCCACGACCTGGGCCAGGAACATCTCCCGGCTCGACGTCGACGCTTCGTGCATGTTCAACCGGCGAAGTGTCCAGGGCGAGTCGACGGACGCGACGAAGCCGCCCTCTGTCGAGAACGCCAGCGTGAAGCCGTGCGTCTCGAGGCACGCCGCGACCGACGGCGACCACTTCCCGTCGGGATAGGCGAACGCGTACGGCGCCGTGCCGAGCTCGGTCTCCAGGACCGTCCGGGAAAGGGCGATTTCCTCGTCGACCCCTTCCGGCGGCAGTGTCGTCAGCAGGCGGTGCGTGACGCCGTGACCGCCAAAGGCGGCTCCTTCGGCGGCCATGGTCCTGGCCATCGCCCACGTCATGAAGGCATCGGGTCCCCCAGCTGGCAACAGGCCGCTGGACAGCAACCGCTCGAGCGCGCCAATCGGAGCGAGAGCGGCGTCGGGGTCATCGTACTTGTGGGCGAGCACCGCGTCGATGATGACCGTCCTTACCTCGGCAGGCGGCGTGTCGACGATACCCGCGTAGCCGTGGGCCGTCAGGACCTTCCGGGCGGCGACACGCAACGCCTCGTCGTCGCGACTTCGACGCCAGGCCTCGAACAGCAGGGCCCTGAGCCGCTCCTGCCAGAGCACCTCTGCACTGC is a genomic window of Acidobacteriota bacterium containing:
- a CDS encoding polysaccharide deacetylase family protein: MIRPSSSAVSERMKFGLKWLVANALHVTGMLYLWRRFVLRGRAVVLTYHRVLSDEDCDRTWSHPAIVVRARTFEQHVALLKRRFRPLTLDEFTAHLREKRPFPPGACLVTFDDGWRDTATEAWPILRRHGVPAVVFLSVGLIGSAEVLWQERLRALLFEAWRRSRDDEALRVAARKVLTAHGYAGIVDTPPAEVRTVIIDAVLAHKYDDPDAALAPIGALERLLSSGLLPAGGPDAFMTWAMARTMAAEGAAFGGHGVTHRLLTTLPPEGVDEEIALSRTVLETELGTAPYAFAYPDGKWSPSVAACLETHGFTLAFSTEGGFVASVDSPWTLRRLNMHEASTSSREMFLAQVVGAL